From Humisphaera borealis, the proteins below share one genomic window:
- a CDS encoding prolyl oligopeptidase family serine peptidase has translation MPYRAAAIALLLSISLTYAADIQPIARKLPPPGVKIDATDRQKIEAELTKVQARIAKLEGNPALADVLPDVKVYEKAVRYALLHDEFYEAKKAAAPAPTTGTKPQAAPKPAAPKPATPAKSTAPRGVALCLDLLKTANARLDELNKGTHAWTKATGTLVRGYISDIDGSAQPYGLDIGKDVDFSKPVPLYIWLHGRGDTDTDLYFIAGRQSKRGEVKHENAIVLHPLGRQCVGYKNAGEIDVLDAIASVKKRYKIDENRVVLAGFSMGGAGAWHLGVHYADQFCVVQPGAGFIDVQRYQNLDPAKTPLAEKLLWGQYDVPDYLRNFRNTHLISYSGENDKQRQSANIMAEELKKDGQELTQFIGPKVEHKYLPLPEMLAKIDGYVKQGRNPHPAEVHLQTKTLRYNKQFWVEILGMEEHWKEARVDAKRVNPAELAVSTTNVTRIALSDFLLLGNAGESASSLVVIDGKRIQVTPKDLSSGTLQLVKLGGGWALPVLESPTSPYRKSPGLQGPIDDAFMSPFLFVAPTGKAASPVVAAWTAFEMQHQQDRWRALMRGDLRIKKDTDVTADDIAKYNLVLWGDAKSNKLIADLAGKLPVSYGDEKLTFAGKSYDVANTVPALIYPNPKNPAKYVVLNSGLTFREAHDGTNSQQNPKLGDWAIIDITTPPDAGDPGNVVANGFFDEAWKVK, from the coding sequence ATGCCCTACCGAGCCGCCGCCATCGCATTGTTGTTGTCGATTTCGCTCACGTACGCCGCCGACATCCAGCCGATCGCGCGGAAGCTCCCGCCGCCGGGCGTAAAGATCGACGCCACCGACCGGCAGAAGATCGAAGCCGAGCTGACCAAAGTGCAGGCTCGGATCGCCAAGCTGGAAGGCAACCCCGCGCTCGCCGATGTACTGCCGGACGTGAAGGTGTACGAGAAGGCAGTGCGGTACGCGCTGCTGCACGATGAGTTTTACGAAGCGAAGAAGGCCGCGGCACCGGCACCCACGACTGGCACAAAACCGCAAGCGGCTCCGAAGCCTGCCGCGCCAAAGCCGGCGACTCCGGCGAAATCGACCGCACCGCGCGGGGTTGCGCTATGCCTCGATCTGCTCAAGACCGCCAATGCCCGGCTCGACGAACTCAACAAGGGCACGCACGCCTGGACGAAAGCAACCGGCACGCTCGTTCGTGGGTACATCAGCGACATCGATGGGTCGGCGCAGCCTTACGGGCTCGACATCGGCAAGGATGTCGACTTCAGCAAGCCGGTGCCTTTGTACATCTGGCTCCACGGCCGCGGCGACACCGACACCGACCTGTATTTCATCGCCGGCCGGCAGAGCAAGCGTGGCGAAGTGAAGCATGAAAACGCGATCGTGCTGCACCCGCTCGGACGACAGTGCGTCGGATACAAGAACGCCGGCGAGATCGATGTGCTCGACGCGATCGCGTCGGTGAAGAAGCGGTACAAGATCGACGAGAACCGCGTGGTGCTCGCCGGCTTCAGCATGGGCGGGGCGGGCGCGTGGCACCTGGGCGTCCACTACGCCGACCAGTTCTGCGTCGTGCAGCCGGGCGCGGGGTTTATCGACGTGCAGCGCTACCAGAACCTCGACCCGGCGAAGACGCCGCTGGCCGAGAAGCTGCTCTGGGGCCAGTACGATGTTCCGGACTACCTGCGCAATTTCCGCAACACGCACCTCATCAGCTACAGCGGCGAAAACGACAAGCAGCGGCAGTCGGCGAACATCATGGCCGAGGAGCTGAAGAAGGACGGCCAGGAGTTGACGCAGTTCATCGGCCCGAAGGTGGAGCACAAGTATCTCCCGCTGCCGGAGATGCTGGCGAAGATCGATGGCTACGTAAAGCAAGGGCGGAACCCGCACCCGGCCGAAGTGCATCTGCAGACGAAGACGCTGCGGTACAACAAACAGTTCTGGGTGGAGATTCTGGGGATGGAAGAGCACTGGAAGGAGGCGCGGGTCGACGCAAAGCGTGTGAATCCTGCAGAACTTGCGGTCAGTACGACAAACGTGACTCGCATCGCACTCAGTGATTTCTTACTTCTCGGAAACGCCGGAGAATCGGCGTCTTCCCTGGTGGTGATCGACGGCAAACGGATCCAGGTAACTCCCAAAGACTTGAGCAGCGGTACACTTCAATTGGTGAAGTTGGGAGGCGGATGGGCACTACCGGTGCTCGAATCGCCGACCAGTCCTTATCGCAAATCCCCCGGCCTCCAAGGCCCGATCGACGACGCCTTCATGTCGCCGTTCCTCTTCGTTGCCCCCACCGGCAAGGCCGCCAGCCCGGTAGTTGCGGCTTGGACGGCGTTTGAGATGCAGCACCAACAGGACCGCTGGCGCGCCCTGATGCGCGGCGACCTGCGGATCAAGAAAGACACTGACGTCACCGCCGACGACATCGCGAAGTACAACCTTGTCCTGTGGGGTGACGCCAAGAGCAACAAGCTCATCGCCGACTTGGCCGGCAAGCTTCCGGTGAGCTACGGCGACGAGAAGTTGACCTTCGCCGGCAAGTCTTACGATGTGGCGAACACCGTGCCCGCGCTGATCTACCCGAACCCGAAGAACCCGGCGAAGTACGTCGTCCTCAACAGCGGCCTGACCTTCCGCGAAGCCCACGACGGCACGAACTCGCAGCAGAACCCAAAGCTCGGCGACTGGGCGATCATCGACATCACCACACCGCCGGATGCCGGCGATCCGGGGAATGTCGTCGCGAACGGATTCTTCGACGAGGCGTGGAAGGTGAAGTGA
- a CDS encoding 3-keto-disaccharide hydrolase yields the protein MPRFVAFLALLLITAPVSFAQYEGTGDLKIAKPEDKQDVASTPPPAGAIVLFNGKNLDAWCKKDLKVVEGKAEPKAAEWPLVDGGAMQVKGGDIMTRQTFGSFKLHVEFRTPYMPKASGQGRGNSGVYMHGRYEVQVLDSYGIPKEKLAQGDCGGIYGIKSSSENACKAPTVWQSYDVDFTAPKFENGKRVANGRITVVQNGVKIHDNVEITKDNTTSGMGGDPATPGPIVLQDHGNPVQYRNIWIVPVK from the coding sequence ATGCCCCGCTTCGTCGCGTTTCTTGCCCTTCTGCTGATCACCGCCCCGGTCTCGTTTGCCCAATACGAAGGCACCGGCGATCTGAAGATCGCCAAGCCGGAGGATAAGCAGGATGTCGCGTCCACGCCGCCGCCCGCCGGGGCGATCGTGCTCTTCAACGGCAAGAATCTGGACGCCTGGTGCAAGAAGGACCTCAAGGTCGTCGAAGGCAAGGCCGAACCCAAGGCCGCCGAGTGGCCACTGGTTGACGGCGGGGCGATGCAGGTCAAGGGTGGCGACATCATGACCCGCCAGACCTTCGGCAGCTTCAAGCTTCATGTCGAGTTCCGCACGCCCTACATGCCCAAGGCCAGCGGCCAGGGACGCGGTAACTCCGGCGTCTACATGCACGGGCGATACGAAGTCCAGGTCCTCGACAGCTACGGCATCCCCAAGGAAAAGCTCGCCCAGGGCGACTGCGGCGGCATCTACGGCATCAAGTCCTCCAGCGAAAACGCCTGCAAGGCGCCCACCGTCTGGCAGAGCTACGACGTCGATTTCACCGCACCGAAGTTCGAGAACGGCAAGCGCGTCGCCAACGGCCGAATCACCGTCGTGCAGAACGGCGTGAAGATCCACGACAACGTCGAGATCACCAAGGACAACACCACCAGCGGCATGGGCGGCGACCCGGCGACCCCCGGCCCCATCGTGCTGCAGGACCACGGCAACCCGGTGCAATACCGCAACATCTGGATTGTGCCGGTGAAGTGA
- a CDS encoding phage portal protein, with protein MQLTRAIPAVWVHTTGTDYNNARAGGYGAFLTDDQQARLERLRQARLLYDGRHREYFLDEGRTQFDFPLVRAGDRQVRMYLTCNVLGLISLKGADLLFGQEPLLVADNAAQQNALARLGERSNLHSLLYACAVDASYEGETFLEACVHEREVHLRQVPADEIFPVGRPGPDSQYNAYARYRIRNAGTDSSPLHLLLEVLYLPGRIERRCYQLDDDGGRREVELSSWIAGTASHDAQSDGTAVSSYSTTPPRQTGVTLAPVTRTGIPFPTITWIPNQLVRCCPVSDYDGAIELQDALNAKNSQVGRVLLKHADPRMVFPEEAFTADGNVRSDHEVFAFSDAKKIPQYITWNAELGHAMADRAFVLNQLLVRTETSPVLLGLKEGAAPDAYRKVRLESFNSLTKAARKAAYWKAGIRRAIAVAQMLENTLPGVRYPQRPIGVTLRDGIPQDDKDTADRLSVLRAAGLISLQRAVEEQLGDPAAVQRELQRLELQAPFTDIPVTSSGTHIPSSGTPGEG; from the coding sequence ATGCAACTCACCCGAGCCATCCCCGCCGTCTGGGTTCACACCACCGGCACCGATTACAACAACGCCCGCGCCGGCGGCTACGGCGCATTTCTGACCGATGACCAGCAGGCTCGCCTCGAGCGATTGCGCCAGGCACGTCTCCTCTACGACGGCCGCCACCGCGAGTACTTCCTGGACGAAGGGCGGACGCAGTTCGATTTTCCGCTGGTTCGGGCCGGCGATCGGCAGGTGCGGATGTACCTCACCTGCAACGTGCTGGGCCTGATCTCGCTCAAAGGCGCCGACCTGCTCTTCGGCCAGGAACCCCTACTCGTCGCCGACAACGCCGCCCAGCAAAACGCCCTGGCGCGGCTCGGCGAGCGCAGCAACCTCCACAGCCTGCTCTACGCGTGCGCCGTCGATGCCAGCTACGAAGGCGAAACCTTCCTCGAAGCCTGCGTTCACGAACGTGAAGTCCACCTGCGGCAGGTGCCGGCGGACGAGATCTTTCCCGTCGGCCGGCCCGGCCCCGACAGCCAGTACAACGCCTACGCCCGCTACCGCATCCGCAATGCCGGCACCGACTCGTCCCCGCTCCACCTGCTCCTCGAAGTCCTCTATCTGCCCGGGCGAATCGAACGACGGTGCTATCAGCTCGACGACGACGGCGGCCGTCGTGAGGTCGAGCTGAGCAGCTGGATCGCGGGGACTGCGAGTCATGACGCACAAAGCGATGGCACGGCCGTATCGTCGTACTCCACGACACCACCGCGCCAAACCGGCGTCACGCTCGCTCCCGTCACCCGTACCGGCATCCCGTTCCCGACGATCACCTGGATTCCCAACCAGCTCGTGCGCTGCTGCCCGGTCAGCGACTACGACGGCGCGATCGAGCTGCAGGACGCGCTCAACGCCAAGAACAGCCAGGTCGGCAGGGTGCTGCTGAAGCACGCCGACCCGCGCATGGTCTTCCCGGAAGAAGCGTTCACCGCAGACGGCAACGTACGGTCGGACCATGAAGTCTTCGCGTTCAGCGACGCCAAAAAGATCCCGCAGTACATCACCTGGAACGCCGAGCTGGGCCATGCGATGGCTGACCGCGCGTTCGTACTGAACCAGTTGCTCGTGCGGACCGAGACATCGCCGGTGCTGCTGGGACTGAAGGAAGGTGCCGCGCCGGATGCCTACCGAAAGGTCCGGCTCGAGAGCTTCAACTCGCTGACGAAAGCGGCCCGAAAGGCGGCATACTGGAAAGCCGGCATCCGCCGGGCGATCGCCGTCGCGCAGATGCTCGAGAACACGCTACCCGGCGTACGGTACCCCCAGAGACCGATCGGCGTGACCCTTCGCGACGGCATCCCCCAGGACGACAAAGACACCGCCGACCGCCTGTCCGTCCTCCGCGCCGCCGGCCTGATCTCGCTTCAGCGGGCCGTGGAAGAGCAGCTAGGCGACCCCGCCGCCGTGCAACGCGAGTTGCAACGGCTGGAACTCCAAGCCCCCTTCACAGACATCCCAGTCACCTCCTCCGGTACCCACATCCCCTCCTCCGGTACTCCGGGGGAGGGCTAG
- a CDS encoding phage terminase large subunit family protein: protein MGSTPDLSGYVAHLLPYQKAWLADDRPICFAEKSRRIGWTYVSACRAVYRRLRYGTDLFYSSADLTAAREFIKDCRHWAGVFNAVGALWSQTLIEEEGMTAWMLRFCNGARIVAGSSSPTFFRSKGGDTEADEFAFHEQPRELYKAMQPAALIWGHQMRIWSTHNGVGSFFHQLVQPPLNNPDTTADSLATPITRQSVGRYRVTLVDAVNQGLVECIRGLPEPNLTARRDFIDEIRASCPDEASFREEYLCEPSADGAALLGYPLIAGCEAANLQLLEVDTIAGDAAVTPGVPQSAGPLFAGFDVGRKRDRSVLWVVERLGDVLWTRIVRVMGDAPFSVQEQLLDDLLKGRRLRRLCIDATGMGAMLAERLAQKHGHRVEPIVFTTDAKSELAMPLVRLFQDRLVRIPADAATRDDLHKVRRTVTAAHHVRLSAPRDADGHADRFWALALACHAAEQTPAHQAMSVARKPVGW, encoded by the coding sequence ATGGGATCTACACCCGACCTTTCAGGGTACGTCGCGCACCTGCTGCCTTACCAGAAGGCATGGCTTGCAGACGACCGCCCGATCTGCTTTGCTGAAAAGAGCAGGCGGATCGGGTGGACGTACGTGTCGGCATGCCGGGCGGTTTATCGACGCCTCCGGTATGGAACCGACCTGTTCTACTCCTCTGCCGACCTCACAGCCGCCCGCGAGTTCATCAAGGACTGCCGCCACTGGGCCGGCGTGTTCAACGCCGTCGGTGCCTTGTGGTCGCAGACGCTGATCGAGGAGGAAGGGATGACGGCATGGATGCTGCGATTCTGCAACGGCGCGCGGATCGTCGCCGGCAGTTCCAGCCCAACGTTCTTCCGTTCCAAGGGCGGCGACACCGAAGCCGACGAGTTCGCGTTTCACGAGCAGCCGCGGGAACTTTACAAGGCGATGCAGCCGGCGGCGCTCATCTGGGGCCACCAGATGCGCATCTGGTCAACGCACAATGGAGTAGGCTCTTTTTTTCACCAGCTTGTTCAACCGCCATTGAACAATCCGGACACCACCGCCGACAGCCTTGCGACGCCAATCACACGCCAGTCGGTCGGTCGCTATCGCGTCACGCTGGTGGACGCCGTCAACCAGGGATTGGTGGAGTGCATTCGCGGGCTGCCCGAGCCCAATCTCACCGCACGCCGCGACTTCATCGACGAAATCCGCGCCAGTTGCCCGGACGAAGCATCGTTCCGCGAGGAGTACCTCTGCGAACCCTCGGCCGACGGAGCCGCGTTGCTCGGCTATCCCCTGATTGCCGGGTGCGAAGCGGCCAACCTGCAACTGTTGGAGGTCGACACGATCGCCGGCGACGCCGCCGTCACCCCGGGTGTTCCGCAAAGCGCCGGCCCACTGTTCGCCGGCTTCGACGTCGGCCGCAAACGCGACCGCTCGGTGTTGTGGGTGGTCGAACGTCTCGGCGACGTTCTCTGGACGCGCATCGTCCGCGTGATGGGCGATGCGCCGTTCAGCGTGCAGGAACAACTGCTCGACGACCTTCTGAAGGGCCGGCGGCTGCGCCGGCTGTGCATCGATGCCACCGGCATGGGCGCGATGCTCGCCGAACGACTCGCCCAGAAACACGGTCATCGCGTCGAGCCGATCGTTTTCACAACCGACGCCAAGAGCGAACTGGCGATGCCGCTAGTGCGGCTATTCCAGGATCGCCTGGTCCGAATCCCGGCCGATGCGGCAACCCGCGACGACCTGCACAAGGTTCGGCGTACGGTGACGGCGGCACATCATGTGCGCCTGTCCGCCCCGCGCGACGCAGACGGCCATGCCGACCGCTTCTGGGCGCTGGCGCTCGCGTGCCACGCCGCCGAGCAAACGCCGGCACACCAGGCGATGAGCGTCGCCCGCAAACCCGTGGGGTGGTGA
- a CDS encoding major capsid protein, with protein sequence MAISLLDFANQSRSPMRRGIIQEITNESIFLKILRFVPVDGFAYTYNRQSALGGIAFRGLNDSYTEDAGVVNPQVESLSIFGGEVRTDRQIVNKQGDAARANAIAAKVKKAGLFFDRYVIKGDPTVDPLQFYGLNGRLTGSQVLTVAANGGPLTLELLDEALDSVVGSNSRKVIICNKAVRRQITALVRDAAGGAAMSEIGAQVREYDGAPIQVLDEDGDETPILDFNETQGSSNVTTSLYVIRPGSDVDGEHVQGLIGSKMIEHVSVGLLGTYYSDLVESAIGMGMFHPRAASRIKGITA encoded by the coding sequence ATGGCTATCTCGCTACTCGATTTCGCCAACCAGTCCCGCTCGCCAATGCGGCGGGGCATCATCCAGGAGATCACCAACGAGTCGATCTTCCTCAAGATCCTCCGCTTCGTCCCCGTGGACGGGTTCGCGTACACCTACAACCGCCAATCCGCGCTCGGTGGCATCGCATTCCGCGGGCTCAACGACTCCTACACCGAAGACGCCGGCGTGGTGAACCCGCAGGTGGAGTCGCTGTCGATCTTCGGCGGCGAAGTCCGCACCGACCGCCAGATCGTCAACAAGCAAGGCGACGCCGCCCGCGCCAACGCGATCGCCGCCAAAGTGAAAAAGGCCGGCCTCTTCTTCGACCGCTACGTCATCAAAGGCGATCCCACCGTCGATCCGCTGCAGTTCTACGGGCTCAACGGGCGTCTGACCGGCAGCCAGGTGCTGACCGTGGCGGCCAACGGCGGGCCGCTTACGCTGGAACTGCTCGACGAGGCGCTCGACAGCGTCGTCGGGTCCAACAGCCGCAAGGTCATCATCTGCAACAAGGCCGTCCGCCGGCAGATCACCGCACTGGTTCGCGACGCCGCCGGCGGGGCGGCGATGAGCGAGATCGGCGCGCAGGTTCGCGAGTACGACGGCGCTCCCATCCAGGTGCTCGACGAGGACGGCGACGAAACCCCCATCCTCGACTTCAACGAAACCCAGGGAAGCTCGAACGTCACCACGAGCCTGTACGTCATCCGCCCCGGCAGCGACGTCGACGGCGAACACGTCCAGGGCCTGATCGGCAGCAAGATGATCGAGCACGTCTCGGTCGGCCTGCTCGGCACCTACTACAGCGACCTGGTCGAATCCGCGATCGGCATGGGCATGTTCCACCCCCGCGCGGCCAGCCGAATCAAGGGCATTACGGCGTAG
- the argH gene encoding argininosuccinate lyase — protein MSTQPSSPAKSWQARISEATDSIAQAFVESVSYDWRLYKQDVAGSICHAHMLSAVGLLPDEDREAIIGGLREIEAEIDRQKQNWPGFKPEFEDIHMCVEAELIKRVGEAGRKLHTGRSRNDQVATDLMLWTIFATKELGELYANVLKAFVAMADRSADIVMPSYTHLQRAQPIAAGAEVLAWTEALSRGYERLARFAANYEFPLGAGAIAGSSLPLDRKQTLWFAKRFGILAEDTNRLAMSSIDATATRDVAQEFVFGLAMISQTLSRWAEQWILYMSTEFGFIKIADRYTTSSSMMPQKRNPDMLELIRGRSANVYGDLFAMMTLLKGIPIGYNRDLQEDKRILFRAYDTVTQCLIMAAAIIDSASFDKSRIEPTLDRGFLDATSLAEYLVTQKVPFRTAHHIVGTLVATCEKSGRHALAQLKLEEINAVVASLQPGAALTDDVYTALGAANVVKRYQSTGAAGGKPFQEQLAAWKKRAGL, from the coding sequence ATGAGCACGCAACCTTCCTCCCCCGCCAAGAGCTGGCAGGCCCGTATCTCCGAAGCGACCGACTCCATCGCACAGGCGTTTGTCGAATCCGTCAGTTACGACTGGCGGCTCTATAAGCAGGACGTCGCCGGGTCGATCTGCCATGCCCACATGCTGTCGGCGGTCGGCTTGCTGCCCGATGAAGACCGCGAGGCGATCATCGGCGGATTGCGGGAGATCGAAGCCGAGATCGACCGGCAGAAGCAGAACTGGCCGGGCTTCAAGCCGGAGTTCGAAGACATCCACATGTGCGTCGAGGCCGAGCTGATCAAGCGCGTCGGCGAAGCCGGGCGGAAGCTGCACACCGGCCGCAGCCGCAACGACCAGGTCGCGACGGATCTCATGCTCTGGACGATCTTCGCGACCAAGGAACTCGGCGAGCTGTACGCGAACGTGCTCAAGGCGTTCGTCGCGATGGCCGACCGCTCGGCCGACATCGTCATGCCCAGTTACACGCACCTGCAGCGGGCGCAGCCCATCGCCGCGGGGGCCGAAGTGCTGGCGTGGACGGAAGCCCTCTCGCGCGGCTACGAACGGCTGGCGCGGTTCGCGGCGAACTACGAGTTCCCGCTGGGCGCAGGCGCGATCGCCGGTTCGTCGCTGCCGCTCGACCGCAAGCAGACGCTCTGGTTCGCCAAGCGGTTCGGCATTCTCGCCGAAGACACCAACCGCCTGGCGATGAGCAGCATCGACGCCACCGCCACGCGCGACGTGGCCCAGGAGTTCGTCTTCGGGCTGGCAATGATCTCGCAAACGCTCAGCCGCTGGGCCGAGCAGTGGATTTTGTACATGTCCACCGAGTTCGGCTTCATCAAGATCGCCGACCGGTACACCACCAGCAGCAGCATGATGCCGCAGAAGCGGAACCCCGACATGCTGGAGCTGATCCGCGGCCGATCGGCCAATGTCTACGGCGATCTGTTCGCGATGATGACCCTGCTCAAGGGCATTCCCATCGGCTACAACCGCGACCTGCAGGAAGACAAGCGCATCCTGTTCCGCGCGTACGACACCGTCACGCAGTGCCTCATCATGGCGGCGGCGATCATTGATTCGGCGTCGTTCGACAAGAGCCGAATCGAACCCACGCTCGACCGCGGCTTTCTCGACGCGACGTCGCTCGCGGAGTACCTGGTGACACAGAAGGTGCCGTTCCGCACGGCGCACCACATCGTCGGCACGCTGGTGGCGACGTGCGAAAAGAGCGGCCGGCACGCGCTGGCACAGCTCAAGCTTGAAGAGATCAACGCCGTCGTCGCAAGCCTGCAGCCGGGCGCTGCGCTGACGGACGATGTCTACACCGCGCTGGGCGCTGCGAACGTGGTGAAGCGGTATCAGAGCACCGGCGCTGCCGGCGGAAAGCCGTTCCAGGAACAACTGGCGGCGTGGAAGAAACGGGCGGGGCTGTAA
- a CDS encoding DnaT-like ssDNA-binding protein, with protein MPEPVIPAAAYLSLADADTLADALPELAAYKAVTDDEKSAALLQATIDIDSAMSYQGRRYDADQPREFPRSFDSDPAVTPSRVWDWDDDTQSAVVPASVKRAALYQADAILAGDRELRLSAQHDGVVYEQTGALAESYKSTSGPGVRSGLCRRAWIVLRRYRLQSGRLL; from the coding sequence ATGCCCGAACCCGTCATTCCTGCGGCCGCGTATTTGTCCCTTGCTGACGCCGACACCCTCGCCGATGCACTTCCGGAACTGGCCGCATACAAGGCAGTGACCGACGACGAGAAGTCGGCCGCGCTATTGCAGGCGACGATCGATATCGATTCGGCGATGTCCTACCAGGGCCGTCGCTACGACGCCGATCAGCCGCGCGAGTTTCCCCGCAGCTTCGACAGCGACCCGGCCGTAACGCCATCGCGCGTCTGGGACTGGGACGACGACACCCAGTCGGCGGTCGTCCCGGCAAGCGTGAAGCGCGCCGCGCTCTACCAGGCCGATGCCATTCTCGCCGGCGACCGCGAATTGCGCCTTTCGGCCCAGCACGACGGCGTCGTCTACGAGCAGACCGGCGCGCTCGCCGAAAGCTACAAGTCGACGTCCGGCCCCGGGGTGCGTTCGGGACTCTGCCGCCGGGCGTGGATCGTGCTACGCCGCTACCGCCTGCAAAGCGGCCGACTGCTGTGA
- a CDS encoding MerR family transcriptional regulator: protein MMAKMFYTMEEAKSALGKSEDEIRQFAREGRLREFRDGPRLMFKADQVEQLRAEVGGGIGAGMDQVDLGVSDSGGLIGLVDTTGASGTSITLSDSEGSSGSLKMKDDTALAADLGLSGSLGGMPSPGPVRAGAGGPSGTGLSGSMSGRSGAGINVFGGDDVEHVDPMAQTAITGAFTDQIDLQAVGSGSGLLDLTRESDDTSLGAVLDEITPQAAPPMRRGAGYGPLDQGEGSLGAAFEDVPATPRAPAAPVYIEKPDALAPAFGGAALAASLVCIFGLFVLISAMLGTRPDAVLWFETKKINMWMGAGIGFGGVLFFFIFGLILGRLGKR from the coding sequence ATGATGGCCAAGATGTTCTACACGATGGAAGAGGCCAAGTCGGCCCTCGGCAAGTCCGAGGACGAAATCCGCCAGTTCGCCCGCGAGGGCCGGCTGCGCGAGTTCCGCGACGGCCCGCGCCTGATGTTCAAGGCCGACCAGGTCGAACAGCTTCGCGCCGAAGTCGGCGGCGGCATCGGGGCCGGCATGGATCAGGTTGACCTGGGCGTCTCCGACTCCGGCGGTCTGATCGGCCTGGTCGATACCACCGGTGCCAGCGGCACCAGCATCACCCTCTCCGACAGCGAAGGCTCGAGCGGCTCGCTGAAAATGAAGGACGACACGGCCCTGGCGGCCGACCTCGGCCTCTCGGGTTCGCTCGGCGGCATGCCGTCGCCCGGCCCGGTTCGCGCTGGCGCGGGTGGCCCGAGTGGCACCGGCCTGTCGGGCTCGATGTCCGGCCGCAGCGGTGCGGGCATCAATGTCTTCGGTGGCGACGACGTCGAACACGTCGACCCGATGGCGCAGACGGCTATCACCGGCGCATTTACCGACCAGATCGACCTGCAGGCCGTCGGCTCGGGCTCGGGTCTGCTCGACCTGACCCGCGAAAGCGACGACACAAGCCTGGGTGCAGTGCTCGACGAAATCACCCCGCAGGCGGCCCCGCCGATGCGTCGCGGCGCCGGCTACGGCCCGCTCGATCAGGGCGAAGGCAGCCTCGGTGCGGCGTTTGAAGACGTCCCTGCGACCCCTCGCGCCCCTGCTGCCCCCGTCTACATCGAAAAGCCTGACGCCTTGGCGCCCGCCTTCGGCGGCGCGGCGCTTGCGGCCAGCCTGGTCTGCATCTTCGGCCTGTTCGTCCTGATCTCCGCCATGCTCGGCACCCGGCCGGATGCGGTGCTCTGGTTCGAGACCAAGAAGATCAACATGTGGATGGGCGCCGGCATCGGTTTCGGCGGCGTGCTGTTCTTCTTCATCTTCGGCCTGATCCTCGGCCGGCTCGGCAAGCGGTAA
- a CDS encoding OmpA/MotB family protein, producing the protein MARMHHFAVLGLSFLALGTGCVSSEKYQAQRMRAEQSDAQLSAAEANLMSANAKAELTQGQVEKLRQYHESQETLIRNQGSQITELTRQLEEMNGKYQLAMSNIGKAGTSSLPIQLVSELTTFAQQNPDVVEFDEAKGLVKFKSDVTFSAGSAVVKPEAKTVIDKLAAILNGPMASQHELLVCGHTDNVPVSNPVTKKNGHLDNWYLSAHRAIAVSQELRTVGVQSNRMMVAGYADQKPVAANDSDANKARNRRVEVFILPTTVSGTPAPIAPSAPVTMKPVPAKPSLNKDITPIQGGRADVDRGAAINK; encoded by the coding sequence ATGGCAAGGATGCATCACTTCGCGGTTCTCGGTCTTTCCTTCCTCGCACTCGGCACCGGCTGCGTCTCTTCGGAGAAGTACCAGGCCCAGCGCATGCGTGCGGAGCAATCCGATGCGCAGCTCTCGGCGGCCGAGGCCAACCTGATGTCGGCCAACGCCAAGGCAGAGCTGACCCAGGGCCAGGTCGAGAAGCTTCGCCAATACCACGAAAGCCAGGAGACCCTGATCCGTAATCAGGGTTCGCAGATCACCGAGCTGACGCGCCAGCTCGAAGAGATGAACGGCAAGTACCAGCTGGCGATGAGCAACATCGGTAAGGCCGGTACGTCGTCGCTGCCGATCCAGCTCGTCAGCGAGCTCACGACTTTCGCCCAGCAGAACCCCGATGTCGTCGAGTTCGACGAAGCCAAGGGCCTTGTGAAGTTCAAGAGCGACGTCACATTCTCGGCCGGAAGCGCCGTCGTGAAGCCCGAAGCCAAGACGGTCATCGACAAGCTCGCGGCGATCCTCAACGGACCGATGGCAAGCCAGCACGAACTGCTCGTCTGCGGCCACACCGACAACGTTCCGGTGAGCAACCCGGTGACCAAGAAGAACGGCCACCTGGATAACTGGTACCTGTCGGCCCACCGCGCGATTGCGGTCAGCCAGGAACTGCGTACGGTCGGTGTGCAGTCGAACCGCATGATGGTCGCCGGATACGCCGACCAGAAGCCGGTCGCCGCGAACGACAGCGATGCCAACAAGGCCCGCAATCGCCGCGTCGAGGTGTTCATCCTCCCGACGACGGTCAGCGGCACCCCCGCTCCGATCGCTCCGTCGGCCCCGGTGACGATGAAGCCGGTTCCGGCAAAGCCGTCGCTGAACAAGGACATCACCCCGATCCAGGGTGGCCGGGCTGATGTTGATCGCGGTGCCGCGATCAACAAGTAA